The following are encoded together in the Anaerostipes caccae L1-92 genome:
- the larC gene encoding nickel pincer cofactor biosynthesis protein LarC, which yields MNQTLYLECYSGISGDMMTAALLDLGADEKVLSEALESLPIKGFRTEVTRVSKAGLDACDFHVILDRQHENHDHDMEYLHGHSHDHSHGDHGHHSHDHEHRGLAEILEILCRAQITDGAREKAVRIFEILAEAEAKAHGTSIEKVHFHEVGAVDSIVDITAAAVCLDNLQIDKVIIPVLCEGSGSVRCQHGVIPVPVPAVTAVTSKYSIPLHMTDVQGELVTPTGAAIAAAIRTSARLPERFVIEKTGIGAGKREYERPSLLRAMLIRETENASAGDYIYKLESNIDDCTGEALGYVMERLMKAGARDVHYTPVFMKKNRPAYQLNVICKEEDIEKLEGIIFRETTTIGIRRQKMERSVLKRQVKTVKTSLGEARIKVCFMENGMRAYPEYESVRELCRKNGLSFQETYQRIAEECYGQI from the coding sequence ATGAATCAGACACTTTATTTAGAATGCTATTCCGGGATCAGCGGCGACATGATGACAGCGGCTCTGCTGGATCTCGGGGCCGATGAAAAGGTCCTTTCAGAGGCTCTTGAAAGTCTTCCTATAAAGGGATTTCGGACAGAGGTGACAAGAGTATCTAAGGCAGGACTGGACGCGTGTGACTTTCACGTGATCCTGGATCGCCAACATGAAAACCACGACCACGATATGGAATATCTTCACGGACACAGCCACGACCATTCTCACGGAGATCACGGACATCATTCTCATGACCACGAACACAGGGGGCTCGCAGAAATTCTTGAGATCCTTTGCAGGGCACAGATCACGGACGGTGCAAGAGAGAAGGCGGTGAGAATTTTTGAGATACTCGCAGAGGCGGAGGCCAAGGCTCACGGGACCAGTATAGAAAAGGTCCATTTTCATGAGGTGGGAGCCGTGGACTCTATCGTGGATATTACGGCAGCAGCTGTCTGCCTCGACAACCTTCAGATTGACAAGGTCATTATTCCTGTGCTCTGTGAGGGAAGCGGGTCTGTGCGCTGCCAGCACGGTGTGATCCCGGTCCCGGTTCCGGCAGTTACCGCCGTCACGTCTAAATACTCCATTCCCCTGCACATGACGGATGTGCAGGGAGAACTGGTCACTCCGACCGGCGCCGCTATCGCAGCGGCCATCCGGACTTCCGCCCGGCTGCCGGAGCGGTTTGTGATCGAGAAAACCGGGATCGGGGCCGGAAAGAGAGAGTATGAACGGCCGAGCCTGCTGCGGGCCATGCTGATCCGGGAAACAGAAAACGCAAGCGCCGGCGATTATATATACAAGCTGGAGAGCAATATTGACGACTGTACCGGGGAAGCGCTGGGATACGTGATGGAACGGCTGATGAAGGCAGGGGCAAGAGATGTCCACTATACACCCGTATTTATGAAGAAGAACAGACCGGCCTATCAGCTCAATGTCATCTGCAAGGAGGAAGACATAGAGAAACTTGAGGGGATCATTTTCCGGGAGACGACGACCATCGGCATCCGCAGACAGAAGATGGAACGAAGTGTACTGAAACGGCAGGTGAAAACAGTGAAGACTTCTCTGGGGGAAGCCCGGATCAAGGTGTGTTTTATGGAAAACGGAATGAGAGCCTATCCGGAGTATGAGAGTGTCAGGGAACTGTGCAGAAAGAACGGGCTTTCTTTCCAGGAAACCTACCAAAGGATCGCAGAGGAATGCTATGGACAGATATGA
- the larE gene encoding ATP-dependent sacrificial sulfur transferase LarE produces the protein MDRYEEHCANLKEAVRGFVKEDVALAFSGGVDSSLLLKLLCLAAEKTGKKVAAFTMVTKLHPSGDAKIAERVAGEAGAVHRVIHVDELSHAGIMDNPENRCYLCKRYLYTELLKSAKALGIQTVLEGTNADDLNAYRPGIRAVKELGILSPLVQAGMTKADIRRMASEYGISVAERPASPCLATRFPYGTRLSWEKMKMAEEGEKFLRTLGFYNVRVRIHGDTARIEVDEKDLPGLVKNRAAAVKRLKEIGFTYITVDLEGFRSGSMDTHLKQGKEK, from the coding sequence ATGGACAGATATGAGGAACACTGCGCAAATTTAAAAGAGGCAGTCAGAGGCTTTGTAAAGGAAGATGTGGCGCTTGCTTTTTCCGGAGGAGTGGACAGCAGCCTGCTCTTAAAGCTTCTGTGCCTTGCGGCAGAGAAAACCGGGAAAAAGGTGGCGGCATTTACGATGGTGACAAAACTTCACCCGTCTGGGGATGCCAAAATTGCGGAGAGAGTTGCCGGGGAAGCGGGAGCCGTTCACCGTGTCATTCATGTGGATGAACTTTCCCATGCGGGGATCATGGACAATCCGGAAAACAGGTGTTATCTGTGCAAGAGATATCTGTATACAGAACTGCTGAAATCGGCGAAAGCGTTGGGGATACAGACGGTACTGGAAGGAACCAATGCGGATGACCTGAACGCCTACCGTCCGGGAATCCGGGCAGTAAAAGAGCTGGGAATTCTCAGTCCTCTTGTGCAGGCCGGGATGACCAAAGCCGATATCCGCAGGATGGCATCGGAATATGGGATTTCTGTGGCAGAGCGGCCGGCAAGTCCCTGTCTTGCCACGAGATTTCCCTATGGGACCAGACTGTCTTGGGAGAAAATGAAGATGGCAGAGGAAGGGGAGAAGTTTCTGAGAACATTGGGCTTTTACAATGTTCGTGTCCGTATTCACGGAGATACGGCGAGGATCGAAGTGGACGAGAAAGATCTTCCCGGTCTGGTCAAAAACAGAGCGGCTGCGGTAAAGCGGCTGAAAGAAATAGGCTTTACATACATTACGGTGGATCTGGAGGGATTCAGGTCCGGCAGCATGGACACTCACTTGAAACAGGGAAAGGAGAAATAG
- a CDS encoding energy-coupling factor ABC transporter permease has product MHMADALVAPAVAGTMYACSAAAAGWAVKKVQEEDDPKKVPLMGVMGAFVFAGQMINFTIPGTGSSGHLCGGMLVSAVLGPFAGFLTMIGVLLIQCLLFADGGLLALGCNIWNMAFYGCFIGAGLLWRRFMKNGPDKRKITYASVIGCILTLQLGALSVTAETLASGITELPFGVFAAAMQPIHLAIGLVEGLITAAVLCFLYEARPELIWTGDSGKSVAGAKKPKLSFRKVLLALAGAFVLIGGALSLAASSNPDGLEWSIQKITGSAELAASGPIHAAAERIQGLTSLLPDYSIPDRETMLGTSLSGIFGGIAVIVLCTAVCYLFGLFRKKGKHEQNQ; this is encoded by the coding sequence ATGCATATGGCAGATGCGCTTGTGGCCCCTGCGGTGGCAGGCACCATGTATGCCTGTTCTGCGGCGGCAGCAGGATGGGCGGTAAAAAAAGTACAGGAGGAAGATGACCCGAAAAAAGTTCCGCTGATGGGGGTCATGGGAGCCTTTGTGTTCGCAGGACAGATGATCAATTTTACGATCCCGGGCACAGGTTCTTCCGGGCACCTGTGCGGAGGAATGCTCGTGTCGGCAGTACTGGGACCATTTGCGGGATTCCTGACCATGATCGGGGTACTGCTGATCCAGTGCCTTCTTTTTGCGGACGGAGGGCTTCTCGCACTTGGATGCAACATTTGGAACATGGCGTTTTACGGCTGTTTTATAGGAGCCGGGCTTCTCTGGAGGCGGTTCATGAAAAACGGACCGGATAAAAGGAAAATTACATATGCATCCGTTATCGGATGTATCCTTACCTTACAGCTGGGAGCACTTTCCGTGACAGCAGAGACACTTGCTTCGGGCATTACAGAGCTGCCTTTTGGAGTGTTTGCAGCTGCTATGCAGCCGATCCATCTGGCCATCGGACTGGTGGAAGGACTGATCACTGCTGCGGTGCTCTGTTTCCTGTACGAGGCCAGGCCGGAGCTTATCTGGACCGGAGACTCCGGGAAATCTGTGGCAGGCGCAAAGAAGCCGAAGCTCTCTTTCCGAAAAGTGCTGCTTGCACTTGCAGGCGCATTTGTACTGATCGGAGGCGCATTATCCCTGGCTGCATCCTCAAATCCGGACGGGCTTGAATGGTCTATACAAAAAATCACAGGATCCGCGGAGCTTGCGGCTTCCGGTCCGATTCACGCTGCGGCCGAAAGGATTCAGGGCCTGACCTCCCTCCTGCCGGATTATTCTATCCCGGATCGGGAGACGATGCTTGGAACTTCTCTGTCAGGCATCTTCGGAGGAATCGCGGTGATCGTGTTATGCACAGCCGTCTGTTACCTGTTCGGCCTGTTTAGGAAGAAAGGGAAACATGAGCAGAATCAATGA
- the cbiQ gene encoding cobalt ECF transporter T component CbiQ, with translation MSRINEAVHEIHHLDAMAQREGQINRIHPLSKLLVTVWYIAFTMSFPACDLSGTFCMILYPAVIMRAGNISVVRSIRKLGPVLLLVCAVGIANPFFDRGVLFRAGPIPVTGGMISMATLMLKGVFAVLASYLLILTTSMESICYALRLLHVPKILVTMVLLIYRYVIVLLKEAERISQAYSLRAPAQKGIHYRAWGTLLGQLMLRSIDRAQTVYESMLLRGFDGSFHLSKKQKMDPGSAVYLAGWLGIVVLLRYVSVFKLAGSLLK, from the coding sequence ATGAGCAGAATCAATGAGGCAGTACATGAAATACACCATCTGGATGCCATGGCCCAAAGAGAGGGGCAAATCAACAGGATTCATCCTCTGAGCAAGCTTCTCGTGACGGTCTGGTATATCGCTTTTACCATGTCATTTCCGGCCTGTGACCTGAGCGGAACCTTTTGTATGATCCTGTATCCCGCAGTAATCATGCGGGCAGGAAACATTTCTGTGGTCAGAAGCATAAGAAAATTAGGTCCGGTTCTTCTGCTCGTCTGTGCGGTGGGGATCGCGAATCCGTTTTTTGACCGGGGCGTACTCTTCCGGGCCGGACCTATACCGGTAACCGGCGGCATGATCTCCATGGCGACACTGATGCTCAAAGGAGTTTTTGCGGTGCTGGCGTCTTACCTGCTGATCCTGACAACGTCCATGGAGAGCATCTGTTATGCTCTGCGTCTCCTGCATGTGCCGAAGATCCTGGTGACCATGGTGCTTCTGATCTATCGGTATGTGATCGTGCTGCTGAAAGAAGCCGAACGGATCTCCCAGGCGTACTCATTGAGAGCACCGGCTCAGAAGGGAATCCATTACCGGGCATGGGGGACCCTGCTGGGACAGCTGATGTTAAGAAGCATCGACCGGGCCCAGACGGTCTATGAGAGCATGCTGCTCCGGGGCTTTGACGGAAGTTTTCATCTGTCAAAGAAACAGAAAATGGACCCGGGCAGTGCCGTTTATCTGGCAGGCTGGCTGGGTATCGTTGTCTTGCTGCGGTATGTTTCTGTTTTTAAACTTGCCGGAAGCCTGCTAAAATAA
- a CDS encoding energy-coupling factor ABC transporter ATP-binding protein produces the protein MNKIEVNGLTFSYEKRASSGRKNVLSDLSFTAAEGERIGLIGANGAGKSTLLKLMVGLLTDYEGDMRIGGVSVEKDSLADIRRRTGYVFQDSESQLFMSTVYEDVAFAPRNYGLSEEETRERTMRALESVHMEQMKDRHIYRLSGGEKKRASIASILSMEPEVILMDEPSAALDPKNRRSLIHLLNGLSGTKIIASHDLDFIYDTCERTILIADGRLAADGPTGEILRDQTLLEDNGMELPLSFSRTLN, from the coding sequence ATGAACAAAATAGAAGTAAACGGTCTCACTTTTTCTTATGAAAAAAGAGCCTCATCAGGCAGAAAAAATGTGCTTTCCGATTTAAGCTTTACGGCAGCGGAGGGAGAGCGCATCGGCCTGATCGGGGCTAACGGAGCAGGGAAGTCTACACTGCTCAAACTCATGGTAGGGCTTCTGACAGATTATGAAGGAGATATGAGAATCGGCGGGGTCAGTGTGGAGAAAGATTCTCTGGCGGATATCCGAAGAAGGACGGGATATGTATTTCAGGACTCGGAAAGCCAGCTTTTTATGTCTACGGTATACGAGGATGTGGCTTTTGCGCCACGCAATTACGGGCTCTCTGAGGAGGAAACAAGAGAGAGGACGATGAGAGCACTGGAGAGTGTCCATATGGAGCAGATGAAAGACAGGCATATCTACCGGCTGTCCGGAGGAGAGAAAAAAAGGGCATCCATCGCATCAATCCTGTCCATGGAGCCGGAGGTGATCCTTATGGATGAGCCGTCGGCGGCTCTGGACCCGAAAAACAGGCGCAGCCTGATTCATCTCCTGAACGGACTTTCCGGGACGAAAATCATTGCGTCCCATGACCTGGATTTCATCTATGATACGTGTGAGAGGACTATCCTGATCGCAGACGGAAGACTTGCAGCAGACGGACCTACGGGAGAAATATTAAGGGATCAAACACTTTTGGAAGACAATGGGATGGAACTGCCGCTGTCATTTTCCAGGACTTTGAATTGA
- a CDS encoding MerR family transcriptional regulator produces MEECILTIAEVSKKYDITADTLRYYERIGLIPAVPRKPNGIRDYDQASCQWVELMKCMRKAGVQIEALIEYVALFRQGDETMDARKTILIEQRKRLVQKMQDMQETLERLDYKIEMYEQGKMTSDYQLHIKDCQK; encoded by the coding sequence ATGGAGGAATGTATTTTGACGATCGCAGAAGTGAGTAAGAAGTATGACATAACCGCAGATACGCTGAGATATTATGAAAGGATTGGGCTGATACCCGCTGTCCCGAGGAAGCCGAACGGCATCCGGGACTATGACCAGGCATCCTGCCAGTGGGTGGAACTGATGAAGTGCATGCGGAAAGCCGGGGTGCAGATCGAGGCACTGATCGAATACGTAGCGCTGTTTCGTCAGGGTGACGAAACGATGGATGCCCGGAAAACGATTCTCATTGAACAGAGAAAACGTCTGGTACAGAAAATGCAGGATATGCAGGAAACACTGGAACGCCTGGATTATAAAATAGAGATGTATGAGCAGGGGAAAATGACAAGTGACTATCAGCTGCATATCAAAGACTGCCAAAAATGA
- a CDS encoding EAL domain-containing protein, whose amino-acid sequence MNSNNFTSETSIYIIDDHYRIVHFNRELQQVFPQICCGDICYEVFCGEKAPCGGCPLHVSENESTLFYNKKIHQWIDVSTGTIDWPGKGLCHVVLSKAIYEGNKNLFYNLTNLSAYDELFELNLTKDSFKVLFHLSDKYIIPSEEGSLSTMMAEVISRKLVHPDDIADYLDFWNLDTIMERLSSASPSPFLLGQFRKAKKDGSYCWVAQTAVAVRQSRDDDQIIMCFVQDIHEQKEKSLEIQEHKPLPSTSIDPLTGLYRKNIFVQKAVRLLQTSGTHEHCLMVIDIEHFKLFNEWYGQEAGDQFLIDIGLHLKKAQEEHEGIAGYMGDDDFCIILPNDQAVISSLQQKIMGYIRHYQGNVGFLPAFGLYMIEDCGVAIQTMYDRAAIAMSSVKGNYTKRSCIYDSGMMQKMKNNHILLSEVQHALEQEEFTFYAQPKCNMATGKIIGLESLVRWNHPKRGMISPGEFIPLLESNGFITNLDLYVWDRVCRSVRDWIDRGHRAIPISVNVSRVDVYSLDIVQTFKDLTEKYRLEPHLIEIEITESAYTEEYELINDTIEKLRASGFTVLMDDFGSGYSSLNMLKDVNVDVLKIDMKFLEMDEQSAEKGYGILEAIISMARFMGMKIIAEGVETKEQMDYLLNMGCTYGQGYYFYHPMPISVFEPLLANKNNLDLRGIKARQLERLHIKELLNENIVSEAMLNNIMGGVAFYKIHGREIELVRCNEQYFKVTGSNAVDLEEQRRIILENIYEEDHQTVFDLFDSADRSILNGAEADVRRLKDDGSTIWIHMHVYLLKKQGGDKLYYGSISDVTEQKQREQRLNASQRALSAVVHISEKDPSFMKLTEENRRTAASIFAQMSPGGMIGGYCEDGFPLYFANHEMVRLLGYGSFEEFEQAIDGRVINTIHPDDREQVAKDIGPEYYAGLEYTTTYRMPKKDGSWFWSLDKGKVIEAEDGRLAIVSACTDISEPMSVQQQLAERNAILMRKSQELAFLNNDMPGGYHRCEDTPDYDFLYISDRFLQIFGFTRQEIKDRFGNKFMNMVHPDDRHLVSAGVEELERQDVIVNFEYRMLSKNGYIWVIDQSRYMEYQGRQFLQGIITDITETVNLRNRMSHLFVHLPESIFLLRIREGRIEFRLLSEGFFAEYGYTAESLDQYVRTRFYNDTVHPENLRQIRQDLLKAMKKNSEFKASVNIHFPQKESFAISLEASPINGSTDSFSYMCICRKTESL is encoded by the coding sequence ATGAATTCTAATAATTTTACTTCGGAAACGAGTATTTATATCATTGACGATCATTACAGGATCGTGCATTTCAACAGGGAGCTTCAGCAGGTCTTTCCACAGATCTGCTGCGGCGATATATGCTATGAAGTCTTCTGCGGGGAGAAAGCACCGTGCGGCGGCTGTCCTCTTCATGTATCTGAGAATGAAAGCACGCTCTTTTATAATAAGAAGATCCATCAGTGGATCGATGTGAGCACCGGCACGATAGACTGGCCGGGGAAAGGGCTCTGTCACGTTGTCCTGTCCAAAGCCATCTATGAGGGCAATAAAAATTTATTTTATAACCTCACGAATCTCTCTGCCTATGACGAATTATTTGAACTGAATCTCACAAAAGATTCCTTCAAAGTTTTATTTCATCTTTCTGACAAATATATTATTCCCTCAGAAGAGGGATCTTTATCCACGATGATGGCAGAAGTTATATCCCGGAAATTAGTTCATCCCGATGATATTGCGGACTATCTTGACTTCTGGAATCTGGATACGATCATGGAACGGCTCAGCAGCGCGTCTCCGTCTCCGTTTCTTTTAGGCCAGTTCCGGAAAGCAAAAAAAGACGGCAGCTACTGCTGGGTTGCCCAGACTGCCGTGGCTGTCCGCCAGAGCAGAGATGATGACCAGATCATTATGTGTTTTGTTCAGGACATTCATGAGCAGAAGGAAAAAAGCCTGGAAATCCAGGAACATAAGCCGCTTCCTTCCACTTCTATTGACCCTCTGACAGGACTTTACCGAAAAAATATATTCGTTCAGAAAGCAGTCCGGCTGCTGCAGACATCAGGAACACATGAGCACTGTCTCATGGTCATTGACATAGAACATTTCAAGCTTTTCAATGAATGGTACGGACAGGAGGCGGGTGACCAGTTTCTCATAGACATCGGCCTCCATCTGAAAAAGGCACAGGAGGAGCACGAAGGGATCGCCGGCTATATGGGAGACGATGATTTCTGTATTATTCTCCCCAACGATCAGGCAGTTATTTCTTCTCTCCAGCAAAAGATCATGGGTTATATCAGGCACTATCAGGGCAATGTAGGGTTTCTGCCTGCCTTTGGTTTATATATGATCGAAGACTGCGGCGTAGCCATTCAGACCATGTATGACCGTGCAGCCATTGCCATGTCTTCTGTCAAAGGAAATTACACAAAGAGGTCCTGTATTTATGACAGCGGCATGATGCAGAAAATGAAGAATAACCATATTCTCCTGTCGGAAGTCCAGCATGCCCTGGAACAGGAAGAATTTACGTTTTATGCTCAGCCGAAGTGCAACATGGCTACCGGAAAGATCATCGGTCTGGAATCTCTGGTCCGCTGGAATCACCCAAAACGCGGCATGATATCTCCGGGAGAATTTATCCCGCTTCTGGAAAGCAACGGATTTATTACAAATCTGGATCTTTATGTGTGGGACAGGGTGTGCCGTTCGGTCAGAGACTGGATTGACCGGGGCCACAGAGCCATTCCGATCTCTGTCAATGTTTCCAGGGTAGATGTTTATTCACTGGACATCGTACAGACTTTTAAGGATCTTACAGAAAAATACCGTCTGGAACCGCATCTGATCGAGATCGAAATTACAGAGAGCGCTTATACGGAAGAATACGAGCTCATCAACGATACGATTGAAAAACTCAGAGCCTCTGGATTTACTGTCCTGATGGATGACTTCGGAAGCGGTTACTCTTCCCTGAACATGCTGAAAGACGTCAACGTAGATGTCTTAAAAATTGATATGAAATTTTTGGAGATGGATGAACAGAGCGCCGAAAAAGGATACGGCATTTTGGAAGCCATTATCAGCATGGCCCGTTTCATGGGTATGAAAATCATAGCCGAAGGCGTTGAGACAAAGGAACAGATGGATTATCTTTTAAATATGGGCTGTACCTATGGACAGGGGTACTACTTCTACCATCCTATGCCCATCAGCGTGTTTGAGCCTTTACTGGCCAATAAGAACAATCTCGATCTCAGAGGCATCAAGGCACGCCAGCTGGAACGTCTCCATATCAAAGAGCTGCTAAATGAGAATATTGTCAGTGAGGCAATGCTGAATAATATTATGGGCGGTGTAGCTTTTTATAAAATCCATGGACGTGAGATCGAACTTGTGCGCTGTAATGAACAATATTTTAAAGTTACGGGTTCCAATGCCGTTGATCTGGAAGAACAGCGCAGAATCATCCTGGAAAATATTTATGAAGAAGATCATCAGACAGTCTTTGATTTATTCGACAGCGCTGACCGCAGTATTTTAAACGGAGCCGAAGCGGACGTCCGGCGCCTTAAAGATGACGGGAGCACCATCTGGATTCATATGCATGTGTACCTTCTGAAGAAACAGGGAGGGGATAAACTCTACTATGGTTCCATCAGTGACGTGACTGAGCAGAAACAGAGAGAACAGAGGCTGAATGCATCCCAGCGGGCTCTGTCTGCTGTTGTCCATATCTCGGAAAAAGATCCGTCCTTTATGAAACTTACGGAAGAAAACCGCAGGACTGCTGCCTCCATCTTCGCCCAGATGTCGCCGGGAGGAATGATCGGCGGCTACTGTGAAGACGGTTTCCCTCTCTATTTCGCCAACCATGAAATGGTCCGGCTTTTGGGCTACGGTTCCTTTGAAGAATTCGAGCAGGCCATAGACGGCAGAGTCATCAATACCATTCATCCGGATGACAGGGAACAGGTGGCAAAAGATATCGGTCCGGAATACTACGCCGGGCTTGAGTATACGACTACATACCGGATGCCCAAAAAAGACGGTTCCTGGTTCTGGTCCCTGGACAAAGGAAAGGTCATAGAAGCAGAAGACGGCCGCTTGGCTATCGTCAGTGCCTGCACTGATATTTCTGAACCGATGAGCGTCCAGCAGCAGCTGGCGGAGCGCAATGCCATACTGATGCGGAAATCCCAGGAGCTGGCATTCCTGAACAATGATATGCCCGGAGGTTATCACCGGTGTGAAGACACTCCGGATTATGATTTTCTCTATATAAGTGACCGCTTCCTCCAGATCTTTGGCTTTACCAGACAGGAGATAAAGGACCGCTTCGGCAATAAGTTTATGAACATGGTCCACCCTGACGACAGACACCTGGTGTCAGCCGGAGTAGAAGAACTTGAGCGGCAGGATGTGATAGTCAATTTTGAATACCGTATGCTCAGCAAAAACGGATACATCTGGGTCATAGATCAAAGCAGGTATATGGAGTATCAGGGCCGGCAGTTTTTACAGGGGATCATCACGGACATTACAGAGACTGTCAATCTCCGAAACCGAATGAGCCATCTGTTTGTCCATCTTCCGGAAAGTATTTTCCTGCTTCGAATAAGAGAAGGCAGAATTGAATTCAGGCTGCTCTCTGAGGGCTTTTTTGCGGAATATGGCTATACAGCAGAATCATTGGACCAGTATGTCAGAACCCGTTTTTACAACGATACCGTGCATCCTGAAAATCTAAGACAGATAAGACAGGACCTTTTAAAAGCCATGAAAAAAAATTCAGAATTTAAGGCTTCTGTCAACATACATTTTCCTCAGAAAGAATCATTCGCTATATCACTGGAGGCCAGCCCGATTAACGGAAGTACAGACAGTTTTTCTTACATGTGCATCTGCAGAAAAACAGAATCTTTATGA
- the aspS gene encoding aspartate--tRNA ligase, translated as MSDMYRSKTMDKISESDIGSQLKIAGWVENIRDHGGVSFIDLRDMYGVMQVVLRDADLLNEVRKEECLSIEGVIEHRDEETYNPKIPTGTIELEAHKITVLGKVYTDLPFEVSGSKEIREDVRLKYRYLDLRNRKVKDNIKFRSEVISFLRRKMDDLGFMEIQTPILCASSPEGARDYIVPSRKYKGKFYALPQAPQQYKQLLMVSGIDKYYQVAPCFRDEDARADRSPGEFYQLDFEMSFATQEDVFKIGEEVLAETFKKFAPEGSVVTDTPFPVISYQQAMLEFGTDKPDLRNPLRIVDVTDFFQRCTFKPFHDKTVRAVKVHANLSKGFHEKLLKFAQSIGMAGLGYLEVKEDMSYKGPIDKFIPEDMKSELAEKAHLEAGDVIFFIAASEKPACLFAGQIRDELAARLDLCEKNAYRFCYINDFPMYETDEETGQVTFTHNPFSMPQGGLEALNEKDPLDILAYQYDIVCNGVELSSGAVRNHDLDVMVKAFEIAGYDEETLKEKFGALYHAFQFGAPPHAGMAPGIDRMIMLLRNEENIREVIAFPMSGTAQDLMCGAPGEVSELQLRETHIKVRD; from the coding sequence ATGTCAGATATGTACCGCAGCAAGACTATGGATAAGATTTCTGAGAGTGATATCGGGTCCCAGTTAAAGATTGCCGGGTGGGTGGAAAATATCCGAGACCACGGCGGAGTTTCATTTATTGATTTAAGAGATATGTACGGCGTCATGCAGGTCGTGTTAAGAGACGCAGATCTTTTAAATGAAGTGAGAAAAGAAGAATGCCTTTCCATCGAAGGGGTCATTGAGCACAGGGACGAAGAGACTTACAATCCGAAAATTCCTACGGGAACTATCGAACTGGAAGCCCATAAGATTACAGTGCTCGGCAAGGTATATACTGACCTTCCGTTTGAAGTATCAGGTTCCAAAGAGATCCGTGAGGATGTCCGCTTAAAATATCGGTATTTGGATTTGAGAAACCGCAAAGTAAAGGACAATATCAAATTCCGCTCCGAAGTCATCAGTTTCCTGAGAAGAAAGATGGATGACCTTGGATTTATGGAGATTCAGACACCGATCCTCTGCGCATCTTCACCGGAAGGGGCGAGAGACTATATCGTGCCGTCCAGAAAATACAAAGGGAAGTTTTATGCCCTCCCTCAGGCTCCGCAGCAGTACAAACAGCTTTTGATGGTATCCGGCATCGACAAATACTATCAGGTAGCGCCTTGTTTCAGAGATGAGGACGCCCGCGCCGACCGTTCTCCGGGAGAGTTTTATCAGCTGGACTTTGAAATGAGTTTTGCCACACAGGAAGATGTCTTTAAAATCGGTGAGGAAGTGCTGGCAGAGACTTTTAAGAAGTTTGCGCCGGAAGGGTCTGTTGTGACAGACACGCCATTCCCGGTGATCAGTTATCAGCAGGCAATGCTGGAATTCGGAACGGACAAACCGGATTTAAGAAATCCTTTGAGGATCGTGGACGTGACAGACTTTTTCCAGAGATGTACCTTCAAGCCGTTTCATGACAAGACGGTAAGGGCCGTGAAAGTTCACGCAAATCTCTCAAAAGGATTCCATGAAAAGCTTCTTAAATTTGCACAGTCCATCGGCATGGCCGGACTCGGATACCTGGAAGTAAAAGAGGATATGTCTTACAAGGGACCGATCGACAAATTTATCCCGGAAGATATGAAGAGTGAGCTTGCCGAAAAAGCACATCTTGAGGCTGGGGACGTGATCTTCTTTATCGCAGCCAGTGAAAAACCTGCCTGTCTGTTTGCGGGACAGATCAGGGACGAACTTGCCGCGCGCCTGGATCTCTGTGAAAAAAATGCCTATCGTTTCTGCTACATCAACGATTTCCCGATGTATGAGACAGACGAGGAGACAGGTCAGGTGACCTTTACACACAATCCGTTCTCCATGCCGCAGGGAGGACTGGAAGCGCTGAACGAAAAAGATCCTCTGGATATCCTCGCATACCAGTACGATATCGTCTGCAACGGAGTGGAACTTTCCTCCGGTGCGGTGAGAAACCATGATCTGGACGTCATGGTCAAGGCATTTGAAATCGCAGGATACGACGAAGAGACATTAAAAGAAAAGTTCGGAGCGTTATATCATGCGTTCCAGTTCGGCGCACCGCCTCATGCGGGAATGGCGCCGGGTATCGACCGTATGATCATGCTCCTTAGAAATGAAGAAAATATCCGCGAAGTAATCGCCTTCCCTATGAGCGGAACTGCACAGGATCTCATGTGCGGGGCTCCGGGAGAAGTGTCAGAGCTTCAGTTAAGGGAAACACACATCAAAGTAAGAGATTAA